Within Streptomyces sp. NBC_00704, the genomic segment CACCTCGCCGACGCCGAGCGGGTCGAGCAGGCGCGGCCGCAGATACGCGGTGAGCGACTGCCCGGTCACCCGCTGCACGATCGCGGCGAGCGCGTAGGTGGCGGGCTGGTTGTAGGCGAAGACGCTTCCCGGATCGCGTTCGGGCGGCAGCAGCAGGAAGCCCCGTACGAGGTCGTCGCGGTCGAGGGCGTGCGCCCGGTCGTACGTCTCCTCCTCGTGCCCGCTCGCCATCGCGGCCACGTGGCGCACCAGCACGGCCCGGCTGCGCGGGTCGGTGATCTCCGCCTCGAACTCCGGGAAGTACGAGACGACCGGGTCGTCGAGGCCGATCAGCCCCTCCGCGACGGCGAAGCCGGCGGCCGTGGACGTGAAGCTCTTGCTGAGCGAGTACAGCAGGTGCAGCCGGTCGGAGGCGTACGGCTCCCACCAGCCGGAGGCGACGAGCCGGCCGTGCCGCAGGATCATCAGGCTGTGCGGCTCCACGGCCTCGGCCGCCTCGACGGCGTCGAGGAAGGCGAGGACGCCGAGAGCGTCGACGCCCTCGGCGGACGGGGTGCCGGACGGCAGGGGGGACGGGGGGCGGGTGCCGTGGGACGGGGGATGGGCGCTCATGTCCGCATCCTGCCCGGCCCGGGCCCGGTGATCGACGGGTTTTCCGGCCCCCTACGGTCCGTTTCCCCTGGCGGCGGCCGGGGACTCGGACCCCATGGTGCGAATCGGATACACGATGATGACCGAGCAGGCCGGCCCTCGTGACCTGGTCGACCACGTGGTGCGGGCCGAGGAGGCGGGCTTCGACTTCTCGGTGACGTCGGACCACTACTTCCCGTGGCTGCGCTCCCAGGGGCACTCCTCCTACGCGTGGAGTGTGCTCGGAGCCGCCGCCCAGGCCACGTCACGCATTCCCCTGATGACGTACGTGACGTGTCCGACGTTCCGCTACCACCCCGCGGTGGTGGCGCAGAAGGCCGCGACGATGCAACTGCTGTCGGAGGGGCGGTTCCGGCTGGGGCTGGGCTCCGGGGAGAACCTCAACGAGCACGTGGTGGGCGGCGGCTGGCCCTCGGTGGACGTACGGCACGAGATGCTCGAGGAGGCCGTCGGGATCATCCGGGACCTGTTCGAGGGCGCTCATGTCACCCGGCACGGCACCCACTTCGACGTGGACTCGGCCCGGCTGTGGGACCTTCCCGACGAGCCGCCGCCGATCGGGATCGCCGTCTCCGGCGAGCGCTCCTGCAAGCTCGCCGGCCGGCTGGCCGACCTGGTGATCGCCACCGAGCCGAAGCCGGACCTGCTGGAGTCCTTCGACCGGCACGGCGGCACGGGCAAGCCGCGCGTGGGCCAGCTTCCCGTGTGCCACGACGCCGACCGGGAGGCCGCGGTGAAGCGGGCGCACGACCAGTTCCGCTGGTTCGGCAGCGGGTGGAAGGTGAACTCCGAACTGCCCCACCCCGACTCCTTCGACGCGGCGACCCAGTTCGTGACCCCCGACGACGTCGCCTCGTCGATCCCCTGCGGCGACGACCCGGACGACTTCGTCGAGGCCGTGCGCCCCTACGCCGAGGCCGGCTTCACGGAGATCGCCCTGGTGCAGATCGGCGGCGACTCGCAGCCGGCCTACCTCGACTGGTCGGAGAAGACCCTGCTGCCCGCCCTGCGCAAGGCGTTCGGCTGAGGGCCACGGGCCGGCAGCGGGCAGACGAGGAGCCGCACGTACGGCAGGCGGGTCGGGCAAAGCGTCGCCAAGGCGTCCATATAGGCTGCGGGCCGGCACTCCCACGGTGCCGGCCCGCCCGTCCCCCGCAGCCCGCAGCCCGCAGCCCGCAGAGGAGAGTCATCCGTGACCCTGGCGCCCGACCTGCCCCAGACGACCCTGACGCCCGAGGCGCCCGAGACACCCGTCGAGGTGTCCGCCGAGACGCCGCGCGAGCCGCTTTCCGCGCCCCTGTCGGACCTCGTGGCGCGCGACGCGCGCGAGTTCGGCGTCTACGCGCGCACCGGCGGATGGGCCTTCGGCCTGATGGTGGCGCGCAGCGTCCGGCCCGGCGGACAGGGCGCCGGCGAGACGCCCAAGGTGTCGGCGAGGGAGTTCGCGGAACTGGCGGGCTGCTCCCCCGAGCGCGTCATGCGCTACTACAAGGCGTGGGACCGGGCCGCCGACGACGGTCTGGTCCCGCACTTCGAGGAGCTGGCGCCGGGCCAGGAGGTGGAGCTGCCGGACGCCGACGTGTGGCTCGGCTACTACGTCTCGCGTTCCGGCGCCGCCTCCGAGCGCGGCGCCGCGATCGCGCAGGCCGCCGAGGCCGAGGGCATCCGCCCGACGAAGGCGCTGGAGGTCGCGGAGAACCCCACCGCGCTGCGCGCCGCGATCCTGGCGGACCCCTCGACCGCCCGCGCGGCCCGCGCCGCCCTCCTGGACCGCGTGCGGGAGGACCCGGACCTCCAGACGGAGCTGGCGCGGGACGTGGTGCGCACCGACGACCTGAAGAAGGCCGTGGCGAGCGAGAGCCGCTCGGCCGACCGGATCGGGTACGTCCGGCAGATCGCCGAGTCGGGCATGATCAGGACTCCCGCGGGCCAGACCGTGGACGCGCCCGTCGAGGTGCGCCAGGAGGCCGAGCGGCATCTGTCCCTGCTCGACGAACTGGACGACGACGAGGACGCCGGCGAGTGGGCGAGCGAGGCCTACGACACCATGAAGTCACTGGTCGTGGAGACCGTCGAGGCCGATCCCGGCCTGCGCGTCCAGGAACGGCGCACGAAGTTCTACAGCGGCCTGCAACGGGCGACCAGGGTCTTCGAGGAGCTCACCTTCGACGACGTCGACACGCGGGAGTTCTACGAGGACGACATGGTGCAGCGGCTGGAAGAGCTCCAGCAGGCGATCGGCACCTGCATCGCCGCGCTGCGCGGGGCCCGCGGCGACGCACCCGAAACCGGATGACCCGCCCGGGCCGGCCCCGGGTGCGCTGCCGCGGCCGCGCTCCGGAGCCCGGCCCGGCTCCGGGCCGTCGTCCGGTTCAGTTCGTGGTGTAGCGGCGCCGGGTCCACAGGGGCACCACGAACCAGCACAGCCCGTACCACGAGACCACGCCCGCGACGAGCCAGGGCACGAAGGCGTCGTGGGTGGCCACGCGCAGGATCAGCAGCAGCGACGCGGTCATGGTGGCGAGCAGCAGGATCAGACCGACGAGGGTCATCCTGGACGCCACCTGCACCGTCTGCGGTTTGACCCGCCGCCCCGAGACGAGCCGGTGCAGCGACACCGGGCCGATGAGGGCGCCGGTCGCACACGCCCCCAGGACCACGGTCACGATGTAGATGACCTTGTCCACGTCCTGCAGGTCCGCGTAGCGCGGGGTGAAGACGACGGTCAGCAGAAAGCCGAAGAGGATCTGTACGCCCGTCTGGGCGACGCGGATCTCCTGGAGGAGCTCCACCCACATCCGGTCGGCTCTCTCCTCCTGGGTCTCGTTGCGCCCCGTGCGCCGCTCGGCGTCCGTCCCCGTGTCCGTCACTTTTGCCGTCCTCCCGATTCCGGGTGGTCCCTCGACCCCCTCGTCCTCGCGAGTACCCCGTGAACGGCGGTTTTCGCAGGTCGCCGCCGCGTTCGTCTACCAGCGTCCCTCGACCTGGTCCTTGATGCGCCGGTCGTAGAGGTCGCGCACGGCCGCGAGGGTCTGCTCGGAGAGTTCGGGCAGTCGGGCGGCGGCCGCGTTGGCGCGGGCCTGCTCCGGCGAGCGGGCGCCCGGGATCACCGTGGTCACGCCGGGCTGCTGGACGATCCAGCGCAGGGCGAGCTGGGCCGGGGTGTACCCGTCGGGGGCCAGGGCCGCGAACTCGACGGCGGCCTCGACGCCGGTCGTGTAGTCGACGCCGGAGAACGTCTCGCCCTGGTCGAAGGCCTCGCCGTGCCGGTTGTAGGCGCGGTGGTCGTTCTCCGGGAACACGGTGTCGGCCGTGTACTTGCCGGAGAGCAGGCCGGAGGCGAGCGGGACGCGGGCGATGATGCCGACGCCGGCCGCGCGGGCCGCCGGGAGCACCTCGTACAGGGGCTTCAGACGGAAGGGGTTGAGGATGATCTGCACGCTCGCCACGCCGGGCCGGGCGATCGCGGTGAGGGCCTCGGCGCAGGTCTCCACGCTGACGCCATAGTGCGCGATGCGCTCCTCCTCGACGAGCGTGTCGAGGGCGTCGAACACCTCGTCGGAGGAGTAGACGGGGGTCGGCGGGCAGTGCAGCTGGACCAGGTCGATCCGGTCGACGCCGAGGTTGCGGCGGGAACGGTCGTTCCAGGCGCGGAAGTTGTCGAGCACGTAGTTCTCGGGGATCTGGTCGACCCGGCGGCCCATCTTGGTGGCGACCAGCACGTGCAGGTCGGGGCGGCCGCTGAGGAAGGCGGCGATGGTCTGCTCGCTGCGGCCGTCGCCGTAGACGTCGGCGGTGTCGAAGAAGGTGACTCCCGACTCGGCCGCCGCCTCCAGGACCGCCAGTGCCTCCTTGTCGTCGACGTCACCCCAGTCCGCGCCCAGCTGCCAGGTGCCGAGACCGACGACGGATGCGTGCTGACCAGACCTACCGAATTCGCGCTCGTCCATGGCGTCAGTCTGTCATCCGGTGCCCGGGGACGCGGCCCCGGCCACCCTCCCGCGGCCGCCGCGGGTGCGGCTCACTTCCCGGCCGGCTCGGACGGGGGCCGCGGGGCGGGGCCGTCGAGGTGCGCCTGCACGGTGGGCCCGTACCGGTCGACGACGTCCTCGACCGGCATCGCCCGCAGGGCGGCGCCGCGTGCGATGCCGAACATCACGCCGAGGCCGAGCAGCGCGGCGACGGCGAGTTCCGCGCGCACGGCCGGGTCAGGGCCGGTGAGGCGGGCGGCGAGCCGCTCGGTGACCTGGGCGCGGAAGTTGGCGCGCAGGACGTCGCCGTGCTCGCCGTGCAGGGGCGCGAAGGCGATGCGCAGCACGGGGTCGGCGCCGCGTTCGCGCTGACTGACCAGCACGTGGCGGACCATGTGCCGGCCCAGCTCGGCCGGCGGGGCGTCGAGCAGGGCGCGGGCGTCCTCCTCGAAGGACATGACGCGGGCGAAGAGGGCGTCCT encodes:
- a CDS encoding TetR/AcrR family transcriptional regulator, giving the protein MSAVSTPPDAPGPGAAQPPGRRDAEATKAAILHAARHLLARQAHADLTLKAVAERAGVSAPLVVKYFGNKDALFARVMSFEEDARALLDAPPAELGRHMVRHVLVSQRERGADPVLRIAFAPLHGEHGDVLRANFRAQVTERLAARLTGPDPAVRAELAVAALLGLGVMFGIARGAALRAMPVEDVVDRYGPTVQAHLDGPAPRPPSEPAGK
- a CDS encoding aldo/keto reductase, with protein sequence MDEREFGRSGQHASVVGLGTWQLGADWGDVDDKEALAVLEAAAESGVTFFDTADVYGDGRSEQTIAAFLSGRPDLHVLVATKMGRRVDQIPENYVLDNFRAWNDRSRRNLGVDRIDLVQLHCPPTPVYSSDEVFDALDTLVEEERIAHYGVSVETCAEALTAIARPGVASVQIILNPFRLKPLYEVLPAARAAGVGIIARVPLASGLLSGKYTADTVFPENDHRAYNRHGEAFDQGETFSGVDYTTGVEAAVEFAALAPDGYTPAQLALRWIVQQPGVTTVIPGARSPEQARANAAAARLPELSEQTLAAVRDLYDRRIKDQVEGRW
- a CDS encoding LLM class F420-dependent oxidoreductase — encoded protein: MVRIGYTMMTEQAGPRDLVDHVVRAEEAGFDFSVTSDHYFPWLRSQGHSSYAWSVLGAAAQATSRIPLMTYVTCPTFRYHPAVVAQKAATMQLLSEGRFRLGLGSGENLNEHVVGGGWPSVDVRHEMLEEAVGIIRDLFEGAHVTRHGTHFDVDSARLWDLPDEPPPIGIAVSGERSCKLAGRLADLVIATEPKPDLLESFDRHGGTGKPRVGQLPVCHDADREAAVKRAHDQFRWFGSGWKVNSELPHPDSFDAATQFVTPDDVASSIPCGDDPDDFVEAVRPYAEAGFTEIALVQIGGDSQPAYLDWSEKTLLPALRKAFG
- a CDS encoding DUF6328 family protein; this translates as MWVELLQEIRVAQTGVQILFGFLLTVVFTPRYADLQDVDKVIYIVTVVLGACATGALIGPVSLHRLVSGRRVKPQTVQVASRMTLVGLILLLATMTASLLLILRVATHDAFVPWLVAGVVSWYGLCWFVVPLWTRRRYTTN